One stretch of Balneola sp. MJW-20 DNA includes these proteins:
- the nuoK gene encoding NADH-quinone oxidoreductase subunit NuoK, translating to MIGIDWFLGLSAIMFTIGIIGVLIRRNAIVIFMCVELMLNAVNLSLASFSSYHGNIDGQILVFFSLAVAAAEAVVGLAIIIAIFRNNLTVDVTKINLLRW from the coding sequence ATGATTGGAATTGACTGGTTCTTAGGCTTAAGTGCAATCATGTTCACCATCGGTATTATTGGTGTACTGATCCGCAGAAATGCTATTGTGATCTTTATGTGTGTGGAACTGATGCTGAACGCGGTTAACCTTAGCCTGGCATCATTCAGCAGTTATCATGGAAATATAGACGGACAGATCCTGGTATTTTTCTCTCTGGCGGTAGCAGCTGCTGAAGCGGTGGTGGGACTGGCGATCATCATTGCGATCTTCAGGAATAACCTTACGGTTGACGTTACCAAGATCAATCTGCTCCGCTGGTAA